One genomic segment of Actinoplanes ianthinogenes includes these proteins:
- the topA gene encoding type I DNA topoisomerase has translation MPSDARTTRLVIVESPSKAKTIAGYLGPDYLVEASVGHIRDLPKNADEVPAKYKGQPWARLGVDVDNGFQALYVVSDSRKQQVAKLQKLAKEVDEIFLATDEDREGEAIAWHLIETIKPKVPVKRMVFHEITKPAIQAAVANPRDIDRSLVDAQEARRILDRLYGYEVSPVLWKKVMRGLSAGRVQSVATRIVVERERQRMAFRSAEYWDIQAQLAVQGTVEGPRSFQATLIALDGDRIATGKDFEPTTGQLKPGAAVVQLDGAGARGLAARLEGRSFAVTRVEEKPYRRRPYAPFTTSTLQQEASRKLRSSSKQTMSTAQSLYEKGYITYMRTDSVNLSETAIAAARRQIAELYGANNVPPQPRRYTTKAKNAQEAHEAIRPAGDNFRTPGEVAKELTTAEFKLYELIWRRTIASQMTDAVGNSISVRIRAVSTANEEADFAASGKTITDPGFLRAYVESSDDENAEAEDAERRLPNLVKDQPLTADELNALGHHTSPPPRYTEASLVKALEELGIGRPSTYSSIMQTIQDRGYVEKRGQAMIPSFLAFAVIGLLEGHYPRLVDYNFTAAMEGQLDDIAAGDGTQLDFLTSFYFGSQASGADEEIARAGGLKKMVTENLSAIDAREVNSIPLFTDEENRQVVVRVGKFGPYLQRKGPTPEGAEEPAEDRASIPEGVAPDELTPEKVAELFLAGNGDRTLGEDPATGEPVLIKSGRFGPYVQSGESKSSLFSTQSPQTLTLEQALQLLSLPRVVGKDADGNEIIARNGKFGPFIQREKDSRSLESEDRLFTVTLEEALAMLAAPKVRGQRGAPKPPLRDLEGVDPVSEKPLLVKDGRFGPYVTDGETNVTLRRGQTPEELTLEEAIQMIAEKRAKGPAPKKKAAAKKAAPAKKAAVPAKKAVAKKATATKKAAPVKKAAPRKAAASTE, from the coding sequence GTGCCGAGTGACGCCAGGACGACCCGTCTGGTCATCGTCGAGTCTCCGTCGAAGGCCAAGACGATCGCCGGTTATCTGGGTCCCGACTATCTCGTCGAGGCCTCCGTCGGCCACATCCGTGACCTGCCGAAGAACGCCGACGAGGTACCGGCCAAGTACAAGGGCCAGCCGTGGGCGCGGCTCGGCGTCGACGTCGACAACGGCTTCCAGGCCCTTTACGTGGTCTCCGACAGCCGCAAGCAGCAGGTGGCCAAGCTGCAGAAGCTGGCGAAAGAGGTGGACGAGATCTTCCTCGCCACCGATGAGGACCGCGAGGGCGAGGCCATCGCCTGGCACCTGATCGAAACGATCAAACCCAAGGTGCCGGTCAAGCGGATGGTCTTCCACGAGATCACCAAGCCCGCCATCCAGGCCGCCGTGGCCAACCCGCGCGACATCGACCGGTCCCTGGTCGACGCGCAGGAGGCCCGCCGCATCCTGGACCGGCTGTACGGCTACGAGGTCAGCCCGGTCCTGTGGAAGAAGGTGATGCGCGGCCTGTCGGCAGGCCGCGTGCAATCGGTCGCCACCCGGATCGTGGTCGAGCGGGAGCGGCAGCGGATGGCGTTCCGCTCCGCGGAGTACTGGGACATCCAGGCGCAGCTGGCGGTGCAGGGCACCGTCGAGGGGCCGCGCTCGTTCCAGGCCACGCTGATCGCGCTGGACGGCGACCGGATCGCCACCGGCAAGGACTTCGAGCCGACCACCGGGCAGCTCAAGCCGGGCGCGGCCGTGGTGCAGCTGGACGGCGCCGGCGCCCGCGGGCTGGCCGCCCGCCTGGAGGGCCGCTCGTTCGCCGTCACCCGGGTCGAGGAGAAGCCGTACCGGCGCCGGCCGTATGCGCCGTTCACCACCTCGACGCTGCAGCAGGAGGCGTCCCGCAAGCTGCGGTCCTCCTCGAAGCAGACGATGAGCACCGCGCAGAGCCTGTACGAAAAGGGCTACATCACCTATATGCGTACGGACTCGGTGAACCTCTCCGAGACCGCCATCGCCGCCGCCCGCCGTCAGATCGCCGAGCTGTACGGGGCGAACAACGTGCCGCCGCAACCCCGGCGGTACACCACCAAGGCGAAGAACGCGCAGGAGGCGCACGAGGCGATCCGCCCGGCCGGGGACAATTTCCGGACCCCGGGCGAGGTCGCCAAGGAGCTGACCACCGCCGAGTTCAAGCTCTACGAGCTGATCTGGCGCCGGACCATCGCCTCGCAGATGACCGACGCGGTCGGTAACTCGATCAGCGTCCGGATCCGCGCGGTCTCCACGGCGAACGAGGAGGCCGACTTCGCGGCCTCCGGCAAGACGATCACCGACCCGGGCTTCCTGCGGGCCTACGTGGAGTCGTCCGACGACGAGAACGCCGAGGCCGAGGACGCCGAGCGCCGCCTGCCCAACCTGGTGAAGGACCAGCCGCTGACCGCCGACGAGCTGAACGCGCTGGGCCACCACACCTCGCCGCCGCCCCGGTACACCGAGGCCTCGCTGGTCAAGGCGCTGGAGGAGCTGGGCATCGGCCGGCCGTCCACCTACTCGTCGATCATGCAGACCATCCAGGACCGCGGCTACGTGGAGAAACGTGGCCAGGCGATGATCCCGTCGTTCCTGGCGTTCGCGGTGATCGGCCTGCTGGAGGGGCACTACCCACGGCTGGTCGACTACAACTTCACCGCCGCGATGGAGGGCCAGCTCGACGACATCGCCGCCGGTGACGGCACCCAGCTGGACTTCCTGACGTCGTTCTACTTCGGCAGCCAGGCCAGCGGGGCGGACGAGGAGATCGCCCGGGCCGGCGGGCTGAAGAAGATGGTGACCGAGAACCTCAGCGCCATCGACGCGCGCGAGGTCAACTCGATCCCGCTCTTCACCGACGAGGAGAACCGGCAGGTCGTCGTCCGGGTCGGCAAGTTCGGGCCGTACCTGCAGCGCAAGGGGCCGACGCCGGAGGGCGCCGAGGAGCCGGCCGAGGACCGCGCGTCGATCCCGGAGGGCGTGGCCCCGGACGAGTTGACCCCGGAGAAGGTGGCCGAGCTCTTCCTGGCCGGCAACGGTGACCGGACGCTGGGCGAGGACCCGGCGACCGGCGAGCCGGTGCTGATCAAATCCGGTCGCTTCGGACCGTACGTGCAGTCCGGCGAGAGCAAGTCGTCGCTGTTCTCCACGCAGTCGCCGCAGACGCTCACCCTGGAGCAGGCGCTCCAGCTGCTGTCGCTGCCCCGGGTGGTCGGCAAGGACGCCGACGGCAACGAGATCATCGCGCGGAACGGCAAGTTCGGGCCGTTCATCCAGCGGGAGAAGGATTCGCGCTCGCTGGAGAGCGAGGACCGGCTGTTCACGGTCACCCTCGAGGAGGCCCTCGCCATGCTGGCCGCGCCGAAGGTGCGTGGGCAGCGCGGTGCGCCCAAGCCGCCGCTGCGCGACCTGGAGGGCGTCGACCCGGTCTCGGAGAAACCACTGCTGGTCAAGGACGGCCGCTTCGGGCCGTACGTGACCGACGGCGAGACGAACGTGACGCTGCGGCGTGGTCAGACGCCCGAGGAGCTGACCCTCGAGGAGGCGATCCAGATGATCGCCGAGAAGCGCGCGAAGGGTCCGGCCCCGAAGAAGAAGGCTGCCGCGAAGAAGGCCGCGCCGGCGAAGAAGGCCGCCGTCCCCGCCAAGAAGGCGGTGGCCAAGAAGGCCACGGCGACCAAGAAGGCCGCGCCGGTCAAGAAGGCCGCACCCCGCAAGGCTGCGGCCTCCACCGAGTGA
- a CDS encoding D-arabinono-1,4-lactone oxidase: MTTPVNSRRWTNWGRNQESVAEVLTPGSIDEVAAMVTASAEAGRRIKTVGSGHSFTAIAVADDRRMFVHRLNQLISVDGPLVTVQAGMQLSTLNALLARHGLAMPNLGDIDVQTVAGAISTATHGTGIKHATLASCVEAVTLVTAEGKIERYDLDSPEFPAVRAGLGALGVLVEVTLRCVPAFTLLADEKPMALADVLAGIEEWIPANDHVEFYWYPYTDRAQLKVNNRVPEHDRPLPRFRGWLDDEFLSNTVFQGVCTIGQKWPGAVPTMNALAARALSARSYTDRSDRVFCTPRRVRFTEMEYEVPREALPEVIDALPRLIESLPFKVLFPVEVRFTGPDDVWLSHGYGRESAYIAVHQFLGSPYEQYFKALEALCEPLGGRPHWGKLHYRTAADLRPAYPKFDDFLAVRDRLDPARVFTNEYLDRVLGA, from the coding sequence ATGACTACACCCGTTAACTCCCGCCGGTGGACCAACTGGGGACGCAACCAGGAGTCCGTCGCCGAGGTGCTCACGCCGGGAAGCATCGACGAGGTGGCGGCCATGGTCACGGCCTCCGCCGAGGCCGGACGCCGGATCAAGACGGTCGGCAGCGGGCACTCGTTCACCGCCATCGCGGTCGCCGACGACCGGCGGATGTTCGTGCACCGGCTGAACCAGCTGATCTCGGTGGACGGCCCGCTGGTCACCGTGCAGGCCGGGATGCAGCTGTCCACACTGAACGCGCTGCTGGCCCGGCACGGGCTGGCCATGCCCAACCTGGGCGACATCGACGTGCAGACGGTGGCCGGCGCGATCTCCACGGCGACCCACGGCACCGGGATCAAGCACGCCACGCTGGCCTCCTGCGTCGAGGCGGTCACCCTGGTCACGGCCGAGGGCAAGATTGAACGGTACGACCTGGACTCCCCCGAGTTCCCCGCCGTGCGCGCCGGTCTGGGTGCGCTCGGAGTGCTGGTCGAGGTGACGCTGCGCTGCGTGCCGGCGTTCACCCTACTTGCCGACGAGAAGCCGATGGCACTGGCCGACGTGCTGGCCGGCATCGAGGAGTGGATCCCGGCAAATGACCACGTGGAGTTCTACTGGTACCCGTACACCGACCGGGCTCAGCTGAAAGTCAACAACCGGGTGCCGGAGCACGACCGGCCGCTGCCCCGGTTCCGCGGCTGGCTGGATGACGAGTTTCTGTCGAACACGGTTTTTCAAGGTGTCTGCACAATCGGGCAGAAGTGGCCGGGAGCGGTGCCGACCATGAACGCGCTCGCCGCCCGCGCGCTGAGCGCCCGCAGCTACACCGACCGGTCCGACCGGGTGTTCTGCACCCCGCGCCGGGTCCGGTTCACCGAGATGGAGTACGAGGTCCCGCGCGAGGCGCTGCCCGAGGTGATCGACGCGCTGCCCCGGCTGATCGAGTCGCTGCCGTTCAAGGTGCTGTTCCCGGTCGAGGTGCGGTTCACCGGGCCGGACGACGTCTGGCTCTCGCACGGGTACGGGCGGGAGTCCGCCTACATCGCGGTGCACCAGTTCCTCGGCAGCCCGTACGAGCAGTACTTCAAGGCCCTGGAAGCGCTCTGCGAGCCGCTGGGCGGGCGGCCGCACTGGGGGAAGCTGCACTACCGGACGGCGGCGGACCTGCGTCCGGCGTACCCGAAATTCGACGACTTCCTGGCCGTGCGCGACCGCCTCGACCCGGCCCGGGTCTTCACCAACGAATACCTGGACCGGGTTTTGGGGGCCTGA
- a CDS encoding TetR family transcriptional regulator: protein MSTPTVSTGPLRRVPVQGRSVARVQRMLDACAELVDEVGYEGLTTTLLAERAEVAIGSVYQFFPDKRAIVQALALRNMDAYLQSLSDRFAAETFTHWWDAVDAAIDGYIHMHRSVPGFRTLHFGDVVDLHLLDSDRDNNAVIAERLAELLTDQFRLVDRARVRFALQISVEAADALIKLAFRRDPAGDEAVLTEAKALIREYLHRHVQA, encoded by the coding sequence GTGTCGACACCAACCGTCAGCACCGGACCGCTGCGGCGGGTTCCGGTGCAGGGCAGAAGCGTTGCCCGGGTTCAACGCATGCTCGACGCCTGCGCCGAGCTCGTGGACGAGGTCGGCTATGAGGGCCTGACCACGACGCTGCTGGCCGAGCGAGCCGAGGTCGCCATCGGCTCGGTCTATCAGTTCTTCCCGGACAAGCGGGCCATCGTGCAGGCCCTCGCGCTGCGCAACATGGATGCCTACTTGCAGAGCCTCTCCGACCGCTTCGCGGCGGAGACGTTCACCCACTGGTGGGACGCGGTGGACGCGGCCATAGACGGCTACATCCACATGCACCGCAGCGTCCCGGGTTTCCGCACGCTGCACTTCGGCGACGTCGTCGACCTGCACCTGCTGGACTCGGACCGGGACAACAACGCGGTCATCGCGGAGCGCCTGGCCGAGCTGCTCACCGACCAGTTCCGGCTGGTCGACCGGGCCCGGGTGCGGTTCGCCCTGCAAATCTCGGTGGAGGCCGCCGACGCGCTGATCAAGCTGGCGTTCCGGCGGGACCCGGCCGGCGACGAGGCGGTGCTGACCGAGGCGAAAGCGCTGATCCGGGAATATCTGCACCGGCACGTCCAGGCCTGA
- a CDS encoding amino acid deaminase/aldolase, translated as MLTDRNALRRRLEKATDHLETPLAVVDLAAFDDNADRLTARAAGKPIRVASKSVRCRSLLERVLARPGWHGVMAYTLPEAIWLVRTGVTDDVLVAYPTADRTALAELAGDEKLAAAISIMVDHPSQLDLVDQVSSPKDRPTVRLCLDLDASWKPAGPLHVGVRRSPVHSAAQAGALARAISARPGFRLVGMMSYEAHIAGVGDDPPGRALRGRAIRLMQSRALPELLGRRGAAVQAVREHADLEYVNGGGTGSVAATSADPSVTEVTAGSGLYGPTLFDAYRNWQPTPAAFFALSVVRRPAPRIATVLGGGWVASGPAEASRLPVPYLPEGLAFKNDEGPGEVQTPLLGEAAERLRPGDRVWFRHAKAGEMCEHVNELQLVDGDTATPAPTYRGEGHAFLG; from the coding sequence GTGCTCACCGACCGCAACGCCCTGCGCCGCCGACTGGAGAAGGCCACCGACCACCTGGAGACCCCGCTCGCTGTGGTCGACCTGGCCGCGTTCGACGACAACGCGGACCGGCTGACCGCTCGCGCGGCGGGCAAGCCGATCCGGGTGGCGAGCAAGTCCGTGCGGTGCAGATCGCTGCTGGAGCGGGTCCTGGCCCGGCCGGGGTGGCACGGCGTGATGGCGTACACGCTTCCCGAGGCGATCTGGCTGGTCCGCACCGGGGTGACCGACGACGTGCTGGTGGCGTACCCGACCGCCGACCGCACCGCGCTGGCCGAACTCGCCGGCGACGAGAAGCTGGCCGCCGCCATCTCGATCATGGTGGATCACCCGTCTCAGCTCGACCTGGTCGACCAGGTCTCCTCCCCCAAGGATCGCCCCACCGTCCGGCTCTGCCTGGATCTCGACGCCTCCTGGAAACCGGCCGGTCCGCTGCACGTCGGCGTCCGGCGCTCCCCGGTGCACTCCGCGGCCCAGGCCGGCGCGCTGGCCCGGGCGATCTCCGCCCGGCCCGGGTTCCGGCTGGTCGGGATGATGTCGTACGAGGCGCACATCGCCGGGGTGGGCGACGATCCGCCGGGCCGGGCGCTGCGCGGCCGCGCCATCCGGCTGATGCAGAGCCGGGCACTTCCGGAGCTGCTGGGGCGGCGCGGGGCCGCGGTCCAGGCGGTCCGCGAACACGCCGATCTGGAGTACGTCAACGGCGGCGGCACCGGCAGCGTCGCCGCGACCAGCGCCGACCCGTCGGTCACCGAGGTCACCGCCGGGTCCGGCCTGTACGGCCCGACCCTGTTCGACGCGTACCGCAACTGGCAGCCCACCCCCGCCGCGTTCTTCGCGCTGTCGGTGGTGCGCCGCCCGGCCCCGCGGATCGCGACCGTGCTGGGCGGCGGCTGGGTCGCCTCCGGCCCCGCCGAGGCGTCCCGGCTGCCGGTGCCGTACCTGCCCGAGGGGCTGGCGTTCAAGAACGACGAGGGGCCGGGCGAGGTGCAGACCCCGCTGCTGGGCGAGGCCGCCGAGCGGCTGCGCCCGGGCGACCGGGTGTGGTTCCGGCACGCCAAGGCCGGCGAGATGTGCGAACACGTCAACGAGCTCCAGCTGGTCGACGGCGACACCGCGACGCCGGCCCCGACGTACCGGGGAGAGGGTCATGCCTTCCTGGGCTGA
- the tmk gene encoding dTMP kinase has translation MRPFRRLWLVLGAASFGDWIGLLATGLFASAQFTNTAAQGAAFGGTIAVRLLPALLLGPIAGVFADRFDRRYTMVITDLLRFVFYGSIPLVPLLGGSPALTVTWATIATFIGETITLIWIPAKEAAVPNLLHHKSQIEVSNQLTLVTTYGITPILAALSLSALTAGVQHSGVSLPDWAQPVQLALYMNALSRLATALVVFFGIKEIGGRSAERQRDAEQSMFKQFLEGWKYIGGTPLVRGLVLGIFGAFAAGGVVIGAARTYATSLGAGEAAFYLLFGTIFLGLAVGIGVGPMIVKDLSRRRWFGMNIVLASGSVMFLGLAFHLSMALVGALLVGAGAGMAFLAGTTLLYGEVDDAVRGRVFAVVQIGVRMVLLLAITLAGLLVGLGSSRQVDLGPLSFAVSSTRVLLLVAGAIGIWVGIGAFRQMDDKRGVPILADLFGSVRGRPLTPPEEFVRTGLFVVFEGGEGAGKSTQVTRLADALKAQGRDVVVTREPGATDIGSRIRGLVLNKEHGEGPSPRAEALLYAADRAHHVATVVRPALARGAVVISDRYVDSSLAYQGAGRTLPVQEISWLSSWATGGLKPDLVVLLDVDPNVGLGRVSARGEGTDRLESESKAFHDRVRYAFLDLAAADPKRYLVLDAARPAEEIATAVTGRLAGLLPEAVPEPSRS, from the coding sequence ATCCGCCCGTTCCGCCGCCTCTGGCTGGTGCTCGGCGCAGCCTCGTTCGGCGACTGGATCGGCCTGCTCGCCACCGGCCTGTTCGCCTCCGCGCAGTTCACCAACACGGCGGCGCAGGGCGCGGCGTTCGGCGGCACGATCGCCGTCCGCCTGCTGCCGGCGCTGCTGCTCGGCCCGATCGCCGGCGTCTTCGCCGACCGGTTCGACCGGCGCTACACGATGGTGATCACCGACCTGCTGCGGTTCGTGTTCTACGGCTCGATCCCGCTGGTCCCGCTGCTCGGCGGCTCGCCGGCACTGACCGTCACCTGGGCCACCATCGCCACCTTCATCGGCGAGACCATCACCCTGATCTGGATCCCGGCCAAGGAGGCCGCGGTTCCCAACCTGCTGCACCACAAGTCGCAGATCGAGGTGTCCAACCAGCTGACGCTGGTCACGACGTACGGGATCACCCCGATCCTGGCCGCGCTCAGCCTCTCCGCGCTCACCGCCGGCGTGCAGCACTCCGGCGTCTCGCTGCCCGACTGGGCGCAGCCGGTGCAACTCGCGCTCTACATGAACGCGCTGTCCCGGCTGGCCACCGCGCTCGTCGTGTTCTTCGGCATCAAGGAGATCGGCGGCAGGAGCGCCGAGCGCCAGCGGGACGCCGAGCAGAGCATGTTCAAGCAGTTCCTGGAGGGCTGGAAGTACATCGGCGGCACCCCGCTGGTCCGCGGCCTGGTGCTGGGCATCTTCGGCGCCTTCGCGGCCGGCGGCGTGGTGATCGGCGCGGCGCGTACCTACGCCACCTCGCTGGGCGCCGGTGAGGCCGCGTTCTACCTGCTCTTCGGCACCATCTTCCTGGGCCTGGCGGTCGGCATCGGGGTCGGCCCGATGATCGTCAAGGACCTGTCCCGGCGTCGCTGGTTCGGCATGAACATCGTGCTGGCCAGCGGCTCGGTGATGTTCCTCGGCCTGGCGTTCCACCTGTCCATGGCGCTGGTCGGCGCGCTGCTGGTCGGCGCCGGCGCGGGCATGGCGTTCCTGGCCGGCACCACCCTGCTCTACGGCGAGGTCGACGACGCGGTCCGCGGCCGGGTCTTCGCCGTGGTGCAGATCGGCGTCCGGATGGTGCTGCTGCTCGCCATCACCCTGGCCGGCCTGCTGGTCGGCCTGGGCAGCTCGCGGCAGGTCGACCTCGGCCCGCTCAGCTTCGCCGTCTCGTCCACCCGGGTGCTGCTGCTGGTGGCCGGCGCGATCGGGATCTGGGTGGGCATCGGCGCGTTCCGGCAGATGGACGACAAGCGGGGCGTGCCGATCCTGGCCGACCTGTTCGGGTCGGTCCGCGGGCGGCCGCTCACCCCGCCGGAGGAGTTCGTCCGCACCGGGCTGTTCGTGGTCTTCGAGGGCGGCGAGGGTGCCGGCAAGTCGACCCAGGTGACCCGGCTCGCCGACGCGCTGAAGGCGCAGGGGCGCGACGTCGTGGTGACCCGGGAGCCGGGCGCCACCGATATCGGGTCCCGGATCCGTGGGCTGGTGCTGAACAAGGAGCACGGGGAGGGGCCGTCGCCGCGGGCCGAGGCGCTGCTGTACGCCGCCGACCGGGCCCACCACGTGGCCACCGTGGTCCGGCCGGCGCTGGCCCGGGGCGCCGTGGTGATCAGCGACCGGTACGTGGACTCGTCGCTGGCGTACCAGGGCGCCGGTCGTACCCTGCCGGTCCAGGAGATCTCCTGGCTCTCCTCCTGGGCGACCGGCGGCCTCAAGCCGGACCTGGTCGTCCTGCTGGACGTGGATCCGAACGTCGGTCTGGGCCGGGTCAGTGCCCGGGGTGAGGGCACCGACCGGCTGGAGTCCGAGTCGAAGGCGTTCCACGACCGGGTCCGCTACGCCTTCCTCGACCTGGCCGCCGCCGACCCGAAGCGCTACCTGGTGCTGGACGCGGCGCGGCCGGCCGAGGAGATCGCCACCGCCGTCACCGGACGGCTCGCCGGGCTGCTTCCCGAGGCGGTCCCGGAGCCCTCTAGATCTTGA
- a CDS encoding SGNH/GDSL hydrolase family protein, whose amino-acid sequence MSTRRQLFALTAGAAAAGALAESPAAASPLREIATWAAVPTTIPPTAPLVLTDQTVRHVVHLSVGGDRLRVRLTNEFGETPLRIGEVRVRLGAIDRRVTFSRHTSVTVPAGAPIVSDPVDLRVPGGADLVVSLYLPERTPVTTLAAFAFQDNVIADGNVTAAPTVTPVRTIQQYLFLSGVSVRASGGAIVTLGDSITNGANTAANANHRWPDLLAARLHHSRGVANVGVSGNRLLHDPNPPAGNPAVGYAAYFGQSALRRFDRDVLAQPGAEFLVVLLGVNDLGHPGTSAPLDEVVSADDLITAHRQLIARAHRAGLRAYGATVLPFKDDTLGFYSAENERKRSVLNRWIRTSGEYDAVIDFDAAMRDPADPLRLNPAYDSGDHLHPNDAGMAAMAAAVPLRLFKI is encoded by the coding sequence ATGTCCACCAGACGCCAGCTCTTCGCTCTCACGGCCGGTGCGGCCGCCGCCGGCGCGCTCGCCGAGAGCCCCGCGGCGGCGAGCCCGCTCCGGGAGATCGCCACCTGGGCCGCGGTGCCGACCACCATCCCGCCCACCGCCCCACTGGTCCTCACCGATCAGACCGTGCGGCACGTCGTGCACCTCAGCGTCGGCGGCGACCGGCTCCGGGTCCGGCTGACCAACGAGTTCGGCGAGACTCCGCTGCGGATCGGCGAGGTGCGGGTGCGGCTGGGCGCGATCGACCGCCGGGTCACCTTCAGCCGGCACACGTCGGTCACCGTCCCGGCCGGCGCGCCGATCGTCAGCGACCCGGTCGACCTGCGCGTGCCCGGCGGCGCCGACCTGGTGGTCAGCCTCTACCTGCCGGAGCGGACGCCGGTCACCACGCTGGCCGCGTTCGCGTTCCAGGACAACGTGATCGCCGACGGCAACGTGACCGCGGCGCCGACCGTGACGCCGGTCCGGACGATCCAGCAGTACCTGTTCCTCTCCGGGGTGAGCGTGCGGGCCTCCGGCGGGGCGATCGTGACGCTCGGCGACTCGATCACCAACGGCGCGAACACCGCGGCGAACGCCAACCACCGCTGGCCGGACCTGCTCGCCGCGCGCCTGCACCACAGCCGCGGGGTGGCCAACGTCGGCGTCTCCGGCAACCGGCTGCTGCACGACCCGAACCCGCCGGCCGGCAACCCGGCGGTCGGCTACGCGGCGTATTTCGGGCAGAGCGCGCTGCGGCGCTTCGACCGGGACGTGCTCGCCCAGCCGGGCGCGGAGTTCCTGGTGGTGCTGCTCGGGGTGAACGATCTCGGACACCCGGGTACGTCCGCGCCGCTCGACGAGGTGGTCTCGGCGGACGATCTGATCACCGCGCACCGGCAGCTGATCGCCCGGGCGCACCGGGCCGGGCTGCGCGCCTACGGGGCGACGGTGCTGCCGTTCAAGGACGACACGCTCGGGTTCTACAGCGCCGAGAACGAACGGAAGCGGTCGGTGCTGAACCGGTGGATCCGGACGTCCGGGGAGTACGACGCGGTGATCGACTTCGACGCGGCGATGCGGGATCCCGCGGACCCGCTGCGCTTGAACCCCGCCTACGACAGCGGCGACCACCTGCACCCGAACGACGCCGGGATGGCCGCGATGGCCGCCGCCGTGCCGCTGCGACTGTTCAAGATCTAG
- a CDS encoding endo-1,4-beta-xylanase, translating into MRFGRIAAFLAVSLAVAGSTPASAHPGADDGSLRAAARGTDVRVGTAVDMAALAADAPYKAAVAREFDTVTPENVMKWEVVEPQPGVYDWTAADQLVAFAQKNRQLVRGHTLVWHNQNPSWLTEANYTPDQLRALLRKHILDEVGHFKGKVWAWDVANEVFNEDGTLRDTIWLRALGPDYIADAFRWAHQADPKALLFLNDYNNEGVNAKSDAYYALVKQLRSQGVPVHGYGIQGHLAVQYGFPDTVLANVQRFDKLGLKTAFTEVDVRMLLPADTAKVQAQAEGFNRLLRACLLVKHCVSYTVWGFTDKYSWVPGVFSGEGSATLTDENLQPKPAYHALRETFLLAH; encoded by the coding sequence ATGAGATTTGGACGCATCGCCGCGTTCCTCGCGGTCAGCCTGGCGGTGGCCGGGTCCACCCCGGCCAGCGCACACCCGGGGGCGGACGACGGGTCGCTGCGGGCCGCGGCGCGCGGGACCGACGTGCGCGTCGGCACCGCCGTCGACATGGCGGCGCTCGCCGCCGACGCTCCCTACAAGGCGGCGGTCGCCCGCGAGTTCGACACGGTCACCCCGGAGAACGTGATGAAGTGGGAGGTCGTCGAACCCCAGCCCGGGGTCTACGACTGGACCGCCGCTGACCAGCTCGTCGCGTTCGCCCAGAAGAACCGGCAGCTGGTCCGCGGGCACACCCTGGTCTGGCACAACCAGAACCCGTCCTGGCTGACCGAGGCGAACTACACCCCCGACCAGCTGCGCGCGCTGCTGCGCAAGCACATCCTCGACGAAGTCGGGCACTTCAAGGGCAAGGTCTGGGCCTGGGACGTGGCGAACGAGGTCTTCAACGAGGACGGCACGCTGCGCGACACCATCTGGCTGCGGGCGCTCGGGCCGGACTACATCGCCGACGCGTTCCGCTGGGCGCACCAGGCCGACCCGAAGGCGCTGCTGTTCCTCAACGACTACAACAACGAGGGCGTCAACGCCAAGAGCGACGCCTACTACGCGCTGGTCAAGCAGCTGCGGTCGCAGGGCGTGCCGGTGCACGGATACGGCATACAGGGGCACCTCGCGGTCCAGTACGGCTTCCCGGACACCGTCCTGGCCAACGTCCAGCGCTTCGACAAGCTCGGCCTGAAGACCGCGTTCACCGAGGTCGACGTCCGGATGCTGCTCCCCGCCGACACCGCGAAGGTGCAGGCCCAGGCCGAAGGCTTCAACCGCCTGCTGCGCGCGTGCCTGCTGGTGAAGCATTGTGTCTCGTACACGGTGTGGGGCTTCACCGACAAGTACTCCTGGGTCCCCGGCGTCTTCAGCGGTGAGGGCTCCGCCACCCTGACGGACGAGAACCTCCAGCCCAAGCCCGCTTACCACGCCCTGCGCGAAACGTTCCTCCTGGCCCACTGA